A region from the Mercenaria mercenaria strain notata chromosome 7, MADL_Memer_1, whole genome shotgun sequence genome encodes:
- the LOC123555589 gene encoding uncharacterized protein LOC123555589: MADCCKAEQKTGKAVISCFVKHNRSIYAIVCRHVTNTARDSFFVKEIKTPFARKMRKNMKNEPDNYTDNDIDLIEITTDRCNPVFRNLKGEIKCERIFTGRTVELYGKAVFQCYKTDTEGTCNSKAGTISPLPKISEIIQGSYSMETHFVVGEDKFADAGDSGRIVAYEANDGYLELVGIIVHKCDKQTVCLLLGNGIEYLKQQYGLELTLYKSQHHSCDDEVKVEPGQIMTFRI; the protein is encoded by the coding sequence ATGGCTGATTGCTGTAAGGCTGAGCAGAAAACAGGAAAAGCGGTGATCAGCTGTTTTGTCAAACACAATAGAAGTATTTATGCTATAGTATGCAGGCACGTAACAAACACGGCAAGAGATTcattctttgtaaaagaaataaaaactccCTTTGCGAGAAAAATGAGAAAGAACATGAAAAATGAACCAGACAATTATACGGATAATGACATAGATCTTATTGAAATAACAACCGATCGATGTAATCCTGTATTCCGAAACTTAaaaggtgaaataaaatgtgaacgCATTTTTACGGGTCGTACTGTGGAGCTGTATGGCAAAGCAGTATTTCAGTGCTACAAGACAGATACAGAAGGTACATGTAACTCCAAAGCAGGGACAATTTCGCCGCTTCCGAAAATAAGTGAAATCATACAAGGAAGTTATAGTATGGAAACTCACTTCGTTGTAGGTGAGGACAAATTTGCCGACGCAGGTGACAGTGGAAGAATCGTCGCTTACGAGGCCAATGATGGCTATCTAGAGCTAGTAGGGATAATAGTCCATAAGTGTGATAAACAAACGGTCTGTCTCCTTCTTGGGAACGGAATAGAGTATCTCAAACAACAGTATGGATTAGAACTCACACTGTACAAATCTCAACACCACTCTTGTGATGATGAAGTTAAAGTCGAACCAGGACAAATTATGACGTTCAGAATCTAA